The following are from one region of the Hyalangium gracile genome:
- a CDS encoding YccF domain-containing protein, producing the protein MRLLLNILWVVLGGGIIICLEYLIGGLLLCLTVIGIPFGVQCFKIAGLALLPFGKDIQDAPGSSAIGCALNVFWIIIAGIWIFLSHIGLALGLAVTIIGIPFAIQHVKLALLALAPFGKLVRET; encoded by the coding sequence ATGCGCTTGCTCCTGAACATCCTCTGGGTCGTGCTCGGCGGAGGCATCATCATCTGCCTCGAGTACCTGATCGGTGGGCTGCTGCTCTGTTTGACGGTCATCGGCATCCCGTTCGGGGTGCAGTGCTTCAAGATCGCCGGGCTGGCGCTGCTGCCCTTCGGCAAGGACATCCAGGACGCGCCTGGGAGCAGCGCCATCGGCTGCGCCCTGAACGTCTTCTGGATCATCATCGCCGGCATCTGGATCTTCCTGAGCCACATCGGGCTCGCGCTGGGGCTGGCGGTGACGATCATCGGCATCCCGTTCGCCATCCAGCACGTGAAGCTGGCGCTGCTGGCCCTGGCCCCATTCGGTAAGCTCGTCCGCGAAACCTGA
- a CDS encoding class I SAM-dependent methyltransferase: protein MSALVENAVSLFSKLPPAERFHVRARAFSAPLEAVAWRVPAGGTVADVGCGHGLLSALLALEDPTRTVHGVDPDSRKIMWASQGPGRLPKVHFEQGTVESLAERHPAEFDAAVVCDVLYLLPRERWPEFLRTVRRLLRPAGRFLLKEAEGDGSWKHYKCLAQEWVMVKMLGRTKAGGGLVLEPRGTVESLLREAGFTVRETVELDAGYTTPHILYVAEAS, encoded by the coding sequence GTGAGCGCGCTCGTCGAAAACGCCGTGTCGCTGTTCTCGAAGCTCCCGCCCGCCGAGCGCTTCCACGTGCGCGCTCGCGCCTTCTCCGCCCCGCTGGAGGCCGTTGCCTGGCGCGTGCCCGCCGGAGGCACCGTCGCCGACGTGGGCTGTGGCCACGGGCTGCTCTCCGCGCTCCTCGCTCTCGAGGATCCCACCCGCACCGTGCACGGTGTGGATCCAGATTCGCGAAAGATCATGTGGGCCTCGCAGGGGCCGGGGCGGCTCCCCAAGGTCCACTTCGAGCAGGGCACCGTGGAGAGCCTCGCGGAGCGGCACCCGGCGGAGTTCGATGCCGCGGTGGTGTGTGACGTCCTCTACCTGCTGCCCCGGGAGCGGTGGCCGGAGTTCCTCCGCACGGTGCGGCGCCTGCTGCGCCCGGCAGGCCGGTTCCTGTTGAAGGAGGCGGAGGGAGACGGCTCCTGGAAGCACTACAAGTGCCTGGCCCAGGAGTGGGTGATGGTGAAGATGCTCGGCCGCACGAAGGCGGGCGGCGGGCTGGTGCTCGAGCCTCGCGGCACCGTGGAGTCCCTGCTGCGGGAGGCGGGCTTCACGGTGCGCGAGACGGTGGAGCTGGATGCGGGCTACACCACGCCCCACATCCTCTATGTGGCGGAGGCCTCCTGA
- a CDS encoding ATP-binding protein, translating into MGLAHTQEAGSRGRLLLVDDEENILKSIRRVLRRGDWDIETATDAEEGLRRLEQFAPQVVISDFRMPGMNGVDFLTRVKEQVPLAQRIMLTGQADQLAIEEAINRSEIFRFISKPWNDSHLVLTVKSAFEQYALVAENQRLMRVTKEQNAELKQLNTELEARVESRTLMLSQAKRDWEQTFDCIESPLSVMQSDYMVRRANLSYLKVASAGEGANASAATCYQYLFGRDTPCQGCPLPAALESGKSARGEITQKGRTYVVTAFPMPGDKRVVCSYRDVTEEYALTKRLIETEKMAAVGQLAGGVAHEINNPLGGILAFAQLMKRDSGRSEADKESLDLIEESALRCKRIVESLLKFSRHSKPDDRRHFDLSKCVEDSAVLFKAQLKANPKVKLELNLANGLPKLFGDPAQLSQVVLNLLQNGLQALPHVENELEGVLKVDTGREGDRCFFAVSDTGSGIEERHLNRIFEPSFTTKAPGEGTGLGLSIAYRIVQDHGGVFQVDTRVGEGSRFTVYLPVPLQLERLP; encoded by the coding sequence GTGGGGCTTGCGCATACACAAGAGGCGGGTTCCCGCGGGCGACTGCTGTTGGTGGACGATGAGGAGAACATCCTCAAGTCCATCCGGCGCGTGTTGCGCCGGGGGGATTGGGACATCGAGACCGCCACGGACGCCGAGGAGGGCCTTCGGCGGCTGGAGCAGTTTGCCCCGCAGGTGGTCATCTCCGACTTCAGGATGCCGGGGATGAACGGGGTGGACTTCCTGACCCGGGTCAAGGAGCAGGTGCCGCTGGCTCAGCGCATCATGCTCACGGGCCAGGCCGATCAGCTCGCCATCGAGGAGGCCATCAACCGCTCGGAGATCTTCCGCTTCATCTCCAAGCCGTGGAACGACAGCCACCTGGTGCTCACCGTCAAGAGCGCGTTCGAGCAGTACGCGCTGGTGGCGGAGAACCAGCGGCTGATGCGGGTGACGAAGGAGCAGAACGCGGAGCTCAAGCAGCTCAACACGGAGCTCGAGGCCCGCGTCGAGTCGCGCACGCTGATGCTCAGCCAGGCCAAGCGGGACTGGGAGCAGACGTTCGACTGCATCGAGTCCCCGCTGTCGGTGATGCAGTCGGACTACATGGTCCGGCGGGCGAACCTGTCGTACCTGAAGGTGGCCTCGGCGGGCGAGGGCGCCAACGCCTCGGCGGCCACGTGCTACCAGTACCTGTTCGGGCGGGACACGCCGTGCCAGGGCTGCCCGCTGCCGGCGGCGCTCGAGAGCGGCAAGAGCGCGCGCGGGGAGATCACGCAGAAGGGGCGCACCTACGTGGTGACGGCCTTCCCCATGCCCGGCGACAAGCGCGTGGTGTGCAGCTACCGCGACGTCACCGAGGAGTACGCGCTCACCAAGCGCCTCATCGAGACGGAGAAGATGGCGGCGGTGGGGCAGCTGGCGGGCGGCGTGGCGCACGAGATCAACAACCCGCTGGGCGGCATCCTGGCGTTCGCGCAGCTGATGAAGCGCGACTCGGGCCGCAGCGAGGCGGACAAGGAGTCCCTCGACCTCATCGAGGAGAGTGCGCTGCGGTGCAAGCGCATCGTCGAGAGCCTGTTGAAGTTCAGCCGGCACAGCAAGCCGGATGACCGGCGCCACTTCGACCTGTCGAAGTGCGTGGAAGACTCGGCGGTGCTGTTCAAGGCGCAGCTCAAGGCCAACCCGAAGGTGAAGCTGGAGCTGAACCTGGCCAACGGGCTGCCCAAGCTGTTCGGAGATCCGGCCCAGCTGTCGCAGGTGGTGCTCAACCTGCTGCAGAACGGCCTGCAGGCGTTGCCACACGTGGAGAACGAGCTGGAGGGTGTGCTGAAGGTGGACACGGGACGCGAGGGCGATCGCTGCTTCTTCGCCGTCTCGGATACGGGCTCTGGCATCGAGGAGCGGCACTTGAACCGCATCTTCGAGCCGTCCTTCACCACCAAGGCCCCCGGCGAGGGGACAGGGCTCGGCCTGTCCATCGCGTACCGCATCGTTCAGGACCACGGTGGTGTCTTCCAGGTCGACACCCGTGTCGGCGAGGGCTCCCGCTTCACCGTGTATCTCCCCGTTCCCCTGCAGCTCGAGAGGTTGCCGTGA
- a CDS encoding SDR family oxidoreductase: protein MSTLEGKVLFITGASRGIGKAIALRAARDGAKIAIAAKTAAPHPKLPGTIYTAAEEIEAAGGKALPLMVDVRSEEQIAEAVAKTVETFGGLDICVNNASAISLTGTLETPLKRFDLMHSINMRGTFATSQACIPYLKKAKNPHILNLSPPLNMSPKWFQGHVAYTMAKYGMSMCVLGMAAEFKDEGIAVNALWPRTTIATAAIDMLGGEDMMRQSRKPEIMADAAHAILTSDSRSCTGNFFIDEDLLRSRGVTDFDQYAMEKGADLLPDYFLD from the coding sequence GTGTCCACCCTCGAAGGAAAAGTCCTGTTCATCACCGGCGCGAGCCGCGGTATCGGCAAGGCCATTGCGCTGCGAGCCGCCCGTGACGGCGCGAAGATCGCCATCGCGGCGAAGACCGCCGCGCCCCACCCCAAGCTGCCCGGCACCATCTACACCGCCGCCGAGGAGATCGAAGCCGCCGGAGGCAAGGCGCTGCCCCTCATGGTGGACGTCCGCTCCGAGGAGCAGATCGCCGAGGCGGTCGCCAAGACGGTGGAGACGTTCGGTGGCCTCGACATCTGCGTGAACAACGCCAGCGCCATCAGCCTCACCGGGACGCTCGAGACGCCGCTCAAGCGCTTCGACCTGATGCACTCCATCAACATGCGCGGCACGTTCGCCACCTCGCAGGCGTGCATCCCGTACCTGAAGAAGGCGAAGAACCCGCACATCCTCAACCTCTCGCCGCCGCTCAACATGTCGCCCAAGTGGTTCCAGGGCCACGTGGCCTACACCATGGCGAAGTACGGGATGAGCATGTGCGTGCTCGGCATGGCCGCCGAGTTCAAGGACGAGGGCATCGCCGTCAACGCGCTCTGGCCCCGGACGACGATCGCCACCGCGGCCATCGACATGCTCGGCGGCGAGGACATGATGCGCCAGAGCCGCAAGCCGGAGATCATGGCGGACGCGGCCCACGCCATCCTCACCAGCGACAGCCGCTCCTGCACCGGCAACTTCTTCATCGACGAGGATCTGCTGCGCTCACGCGGCGTCACCGACTTCGATCAGTACGCCATGGAGAAGGGCGCGGACCTGCTGCCGGACTACTTCCTGGACTGA
- the fadJ gene encoding fatty acid oxidation complex subunit alpha FadJ has translation MAIKLEELEAKQGFTYQVEEGVAVLTIDQQGESVNTLSPETGEAFSDLLGRAEKDPAVRAVVFISGKKDNFVAGAKIDFLQTIKTAAQAADVSRKAQEGFDRLDAFPKPVVAAIHGACLGGGLEWALACDYRVATDSPKTSLGLPEVQLGLLPGAGGTQRLPALIGVQAALELILAGKTVKPSKAKRLGLVDEVVPVPILRSVAIQRARELSAGALKVERPHGQRLKAVTAQSKKGLAGMLQSLANKEMWAEVALEANPIGRKILFEQARKQLLKKTRGKYPAPEKALEAIRVGVESGRKAGLEAEARLFGELVVSDVSKRLVEIFFATTALKKENGTSNPTVKPREVKKIGVLGGGLMGGGIAYVASTLQGVPVRVKDKDDAGAGRALKQVQSVLDERVKRRSMTWREAAAKQALVTAGTDYSGFKNVDLVIEAVFEDLKLKHRVIAETEAVTREDCIFASNTSSLPITELAKGSKRPEQVIGMHYFSPVHKMPLLEIITHPGTAEWVTATCVEVGRKQGKTVIVVNDGVGFYTSRILAPYMNEAAYLLAEGADIAELDKALVEFGFPVGPITLLDEVGIDVAHKVGPIMEAAFGKRMAAPKTLEKIIEDGRLGRKNQKGFYTYTGKKKEVDASIYALLPNGQERKRFDRTEMAERCALQMVNEAIRCLGEGILRSPRDGDVGAIFGLGFPPFLGGPFRYADSLTPAVLLKRLEHYQDKYGERFTPAPYLVDVVNGGKSFHER, from the coding sequence ATGGCCATCAAACTCGAAGAGCTCGAGGCGAAGCAGGGCTTCACCTACCAGGTCGAGGAGGGCGTCGCCGTCCTCACCATCGACCAGCAGGGCGAGTCGGTGAACACGCTCTCCCCGGAGACGGGCGAGGCGTTCTCGGACCTGCTCGGCCGCGCGGAGAAGGATCCGGCCGTGCGCGCCGTGGTCTTCATCTCCGGCAAGAAGGACAACTTCGTGGCCGGGGCGAAGATCGACTTCCTGCAGACCATCAAGACGGCGGCGCAGGCCGCCGACGTCTCCCGCAAGGCCCAGGAGGGCTTCGACCGGCTGGACGCCTTCCCCAAGCCGGTGGTGGCGGCCATCCACGGCGCATGTCTCGGCGGCGGCCTGGAGTGGGCGCTGGCGTGTGACTACCGCGTGGCCACCGACAGCCCGAAGACGTCGCTCGGCCTGCCCGAGGTGCAGCTCGGCCTGCTGCCGGGCGCGGGCGGCACCCAGCGGCTCCCGGCGCTCATCGGCGTCCAGGCGGCCCTGGAGCTCATCCTCGCCGGCAAGACGGTGAAGCCCTCCAAGGCGAAGCGGCTGGGCCTGGTGGATGAGGTGGTGCCGGTGCCCATCCTTCGCTCGGTGGCCATCCAGCGCGCCCGGGAGCTGTCCGCCGGAGCGCTGAAGGTGGAGCGTCCGCACGGCCAGCGGCTCAAGGCGGTGACGGCGCAGTCGAAGAAGGGCCTGGCGGGCATGCTGCAGAGCCTCGCCAACAAGGAGATGTGGGCCGAGGTGGCGCTCGAGGCCAACCCCATCGGTCGGAAGATCCTCTTCGAGCAGGCGCGCAAGCAGCTCCTGAAGAAGACGCGCGGCAAGTACCCCGCCCCGGAGAAGGCGCTGGAGGCCATCCGCGTGGGCGTGGAGTCCGGCCGCAAGGCGGGCCTGGAGGCCGAGGCCCGGCTCTTCGGCGAGCTGGTGGTCTCCGACGTCTCCAAGCGACTGGTGGAGATCTTCTTCGCCACCACGGCGCTCAAGAAGGAGAACGGCACCTCCAACCCGACCGTGAAGCCGCGCGAGGTGAAGAAGATCGGCGTGCTCGGCGGCGGGCTCATGGGCGGCGGCATCGCCTACGTGGCCTCCACGCTCCAGGGCGTGCCGGTGCGGGTGAAGGACAAGGACGACGCGGGCGCGGGCCGCGCGCTCAAGCAGGTGCAGAGCGTGCTGGACGAGCGCGTGAAGCGGCGCTCGATGACGTGGCGCGAGGCGGCGGCGAAGCAGGCCCTGGTCACCGCTGGCACGGACTACAGCGGCTTCAAGAACGTGGACCTCGTCATCGAGGCCGTGTTCGAGGACCTGAAGCTCAAGCACCGCGTCATCGCCGAGACGGAGGCCGTCACCCGCGAGGACTGCATCTTCGCGTCCAACACCTCCAGCCTCCCCATCACCGAGCTGGCCAAGGGCAGCAAGCGGCCGGAGCAGGTGATCGGGATGCACTACTTCAGCCCCGTCCACAAGATGCCCCTGCTGGAGATCATCACCCACCCGGGCACCGCCGAGTGGGTGACGGCCACCTGCGTGGAGGTGGGCCGCAAGCAGGGCAAGACGGTCATCGTCGTCAACGATGGGGTGGGCTTCTACACCTCGCGCATCCTCGCCCCGTACATGAACGAGGCGGCGTACCTGCTGGCCGAGGGCGCCGACATCGCCGAGCTGGACAAGGCCCTGGTGGAGTTCGGCTTCCCCGTGGGCCCCATCACCCTGCTCGACGAGGTGGGCATCGACGTGGCGCACAAGGTGGGCCCCATCATGGAGGCGGCGTTCGGCAAGCGGATGGCGGCGCCCAAGACGCTCGAGAAGATCATCGAGGACGGGCGCCTGGGCCGGAAGAATCAGAAGGGCTTCTACACCTACACCGGCAAGAAGAAGGAGGTGGACGCCTCCATCTACGCGCTGCTGCCCAACGGCCAGGAGCGCAAGCGCTTCGACCGGACCGAGATGGCCGAGCGGTGCGCCCTGCAGATGGTGAACGAGGCCATCCGCTGCCTGGGCGAGGGCATCCTGCGCAGCCCGAGGGACGGCGATGTGGGCGCCATCTTCGGCCTGGGCTTCCCCCCGTTCCTGGGCGGGCCCTTCCGCTACGCGGACAGCCTGACGCCCGCGGTGCTGCTCAAGCGGCTGGAGCACTACCAGGACAAGTACGGCGAGCGCTTCACGCCGGCGCCGTATCTGGTGGATGTGGTCAACGGAGGCAAGTCCTTCCACGAACGCTGA
- a CDS encoding carbohydrate deacetylase: MGRGGRRLIVNADDLGLHPSLDAGILRAHREGIVTSATLLVMGPSAPEAISRARAQGLALGVHLALSTWLPCAAPPTEVPTVAPGGRLRASWAQFARAWLTGRVRREEVAWELESQLTRARAMGAEVDHLDAHQHLHVLPGIRPLVEALARREGLPVRWPDQLPSASWRRAPGPALKTLILTVLARTAPRPPPGVKRVSAGGVFEAGRLDESTLLALLDSLPEGDFEVGCHPGEGTPHVLEDPAWTYGWQAELDALTSPRVKARVQERGITLSTYGSLRSAEV; encoded by the coding sequence GTGGGACGCGGTGGCAGGCGCCTCATCGTCAACGCGGACGATCTCGGGCTGCACCCTTCACTGGATGCCGGCATCCTGCGCGCGCACCGTGAGGGCATCGTCACCAGCGCCACGCTGCTGGTGATGGGCCCCAGCGCGCCCGAGGCCATCTCCCGAGCACGGGCCCAGGGGCTGGCGCTCGGCGTCCACCTGGCCCTCTCCACCTGGCTGCCCTGCGCCGCGCCTCCGACCGAGGTGCCGACCGTGGCTCCCGGTGGCCGGCTCCGCGCGAGCTGGGCGCAGTTCGCTCGCGCGTGGCTCACCGGCCGGGTGCGGCGCGAGGAGGTGGCCTGGGAGCTGGAGTCGCAGCTGACCCGGGCCCGCGCGATGGGCGCCGAGGTGGACCACCTGGATGCGCACCAGCACCTCCACGTGCTTCCCGGCATCCGACCGCTGGTGGAGGCGCTCGCGCGGCGCGAGGGGCTGCCCGTGCGCTGGCCGGACCAGCTCCCGAGCGCCTCGTGGCGCCGCGCGCCGGGGCCCGCGCTCAAGACGCTGATCCTCACCGTGCTGGCTCGCACGGCGCCGCGCCCTCCTCCGGGGGTGAAGCGGGTCAGCGCCGGGGGCGTCTTCGAGGCGGGCCGGCTCGATGAGTCCACGCTGCTGGCCCTGCTGGACTCGCTGCCCGAGGGGGACTTCGAGGTGGGCTGCCACCCGGGAGAAGGCACTCCCCACGTCCTCGAGGACCCGGCGTGGACCTATGGCTGGCAGGCGGAGCTGGACGCCCTCACGAGCCCTCGGGTGAAGGCTCGGGTCCAGGAGCGCGGCATCACTCTGTCGACCTACGGAAGCCTTCGCTCCGCGGAGGTTTGA
- a CDS encoding glycosyltransferase family 2 protein has translation MANYPSISLFFPAWNEEDYVERAVTRALDVLPRLTDDFEIIIVNDASTDRTKELCEEMASRIPQLRVITHETNLKLGGAMRTGLSASTKDIVVYSDIDLPWDLRELERALHLMEYLEADMICAFRFDRTSEGPKRIIYSFVYNMLIRTLFDINIKDVNFSFKVMHRRVLESMELKSLGSFIDAELVVKAIRKGFRVFQMGVDYFPRTRGVSTLASGSVIMKMLRELVDLYPETRAPSAPVTPVRLPPDVAPLHSTGAGKRRQHG, from the coding sequence GTGGCCAACTACCCGAGCATCAGCCTCTTCTTTCCCGCCTGGAACGAGGAGGACTACGTCGAACGCGCGGTGACGCGCGCCCTGGACGTGCTGCCGCGGCTCACGGATGACTTCGAGATCATCATCGTCAACGACGCCTCCACGGACCGCACGAAGGAGCTCTGCGAGGAGATGGCGTCGCGGATTCCCCAGCTGCGCGTCATCACCCACGAGACGAACCTGAAGCTGGGTGGGGCGATGCGCACGGGGCTGTCGGCGTCCACCAAGGACATCGTCGTCTACTCGGACATCGACCTGCCGTGGGACTTGCGGGAGCTGGAGCGGGCGCTGCACCTGATGGAGTACCTGGAGGCGGACATGATCTGCGCCTTCCGGTTCGACCGCACGAGCGAGGGGCCCAAGCGCATCATCTACTCGTTCGTCTACAACATGCTGATCCGCACGTTGTTCGACATCAACATCAAGGACGTGAACTTCAGCTTCAAGGTGATGCACCGGCGGGTGCTGGAGTCCATGGAGCTCAAGAGCCTGGGCTCGTTCATCGACGCGGAGCTGGTGGTGAAGGCCATCCGCAAGGGCTTCCGCGTCTTCCAGATGGGCGTGGACTACTTCCCACGCACTCGCGGTGTGTCCACGCTGGCCTCCGGCTCGGTGATCATGAAGATGCTGCGCGAGCTGGTGGACCTCTACCCGGAGACGCGCGCGCCGTCGGCTCCGGTGACGCCGGTCCGGCTGCCGCCCGACGTGGCGCCGCTGCACTCCACCGGGGCTGGCAAGCGCCGGCAGCACGGGTAG
- a CDS encoding mannosyltransferase family protein, producing the protein MNRSAPRTLALVVLVATVVCGAAAALGAWRLHYKTPGAVALGLSDYLSMGWVAWDSGWYKFIAEQGYAYQPGVQSSVAFFPLYPLAIRAFMALGASVYSGGILVSLLCGPLAVVLFTAWARTRVDERTALQAGLLLALYPFSFYLYGVMYSDALFVLLVVSAFFLLEKGYLVPAVILGAISTAARPVAPAVVLGLLARRLEWKYSRGERWNVWDFLPVLSALGFICYVLYLGQTFGEPFAFVETQGSPGWDQAPGWRTWFKVQWFHSVFLAGNNADVVVRYVTHAVLTVIAIVLVWPTWRRLGWGYAVFTLAIVGVPAVGTKDFMGMGRYLISAFPLFLTLALLLKERPRVRYAIVGVGAVGLVLLSWAFGRELYIS; encoded by the coding sequence ATGAACCGCTCCGCCCCCCGTACCCTCGCGCTGGTCGTGCTGGTGGCCACCGTCGTCTGTGGCGCCGCCGCCGCGCTCGGTGCCTGGCGCCTCCACTACAAGACGCCGGGGGCCGTGGCGCTGGGCCTCTCGGACTACCTCTCCATGGGGTGGGTGGCCTGGGACTCCGGCTGGTACAAGTTCATCGCCGAGCAGGGCTACGCCTATCAGCCGGGCGTGCAGAGCTCGGTGGCCTTCTTCCCGCTCTACCCGCTGGCCATCCGGGCCTTCATGGCGCTGGGGGCCTCCGTCTACTCCGGAGGCATCCTCGTCTCGCTGCTCTGCGGGCCCCTGGCCGTGGTGCTCTTCACGGCCTGGGCGCGCACCCGGGTGGATGAGCGCACGGCGCTCCAGGCCGGGCTGCTGCTCGCCCTGTACCCCTTCTCCTTCTATCTGTACGGCGTCATGTACTCGGACGCGCTCTTCGTCCTGCTGGTGGTGAGCGCCTTCTTCCTGCTGGAGAAGGGGTACCTGGTGCCGGCGGTGATTCTCGGGGCCATCTCGACGGCGGCGCGGCCCGTGGCTCCCGCGGTGGTGCTCGGGCTGCTGGCGCGCCGGCTCGAGTGGAAGTACTCGCGAGGCGAGCGCTGGAACGTCTGGGACTTCCTGCCCGTGCTCTCCGCGCTCGGCTTCATCTGCTACGTGCTCTACCTGGGCCAGACGTTCGGTGAGCCCTTTGCCTTCGTGGAGACGCAGGGCTCTCCAGGCTGGGATCAGGCCCCCGGTTGGCGGACGTGGTTCAAGGTGCAGTGGTTCCACTCCGTCTTCCTGGCGGGCAACAACGCGGACGTGGTGGTGCGCTATGTCACCCATGCGGTGCTGACGGTGATCGCCATCGTCCTCGTGTGGCCGACCTGGCGCCGGCTGGGGTGGGGCTACGCCGTCTTCACCCTGGCCATCGTCGGAGTGCCCGCCGTGGGGACCAAAGACTTCATGGGGATGGGGCGCTACCTCATCTCCGCCTTCCCGCTGTTCCTCACGCTCGCGCTGCTGCTGAAGGAGCGCCCGCGGGTCCGCTACGCCATCGTCGGGGTGGGGGCGGTGGGGCTCGTCCTCCTCTCGTGGGCCTTCGGCCGGGAGCTGTACATCTCGTGA
- a CDS encoding GGDEF domain-containing response regulator: protein MGEKPFVLLLVDDSRSTAQTLARTLGSPQYAPRVVPASPEVPRLATEVDLVLLCLDASEDTKLELLRRLMDVEGPGRGAPVLVIAPAEARELRLAALRLGVEVVAEPWDDEELRARMQRAFSAHQVLVTLASQVSELQKLSVLDGLTLLHNHRYFQERLREEFRVAQRYDDALSLILVDLDHFKTINDTYGHPVGDDVLRKVARALQQCVRETDIVARYGGEEFAVLLPRTPLTGAITVAERIWKELGQLRVGPEANLKVTASLGISGFPHRTVLSADQLLLTADEALYRAKREGRNRVCLHSPVPALPGSQRG from the coding sequence GTGGGAGAGAAGCCCTTCGTTCTGCTGCTGGTGGATGACTCCCGGTCGACGGCGCAGACGCTGGCGCGGACTCTCGGCTCCCCCCAGTACGCCCCGCGCGTGGTGCCCGCCAGCCCCGAGGTGCCTCGGCTGGCAACGGAGGTGGACCTCGTCCTGCTGTGCCTGGACGCCTCCGAGGACACGAAGCTCGAGCTGCTGCGGCGCCTGATGGACGTGGAGGGGCCGGGCCGGGGGGCGCCCGTGCTCGTGATTGCGCCCGCCGAGGCCCGCGAGCTGCGCCTGGCCGCGCTCCGGCTGGGCGTGGAGGTGGTGGCCGAGCCCTGGGACGATGAGGAGCTGCGCGCCCGCATGCAGCGCGCCTTCTCCGCCCACCAGGTCCTCGTCACGCTGGCCTCCCAGGTGTCCGAGCTGCAGAAGCTCTCCGTCCTGGACGGGCTCACCCTGCTGCACAACCACCGCTACTTCCAGGAGCGCCTGCGCGAGGAGTTCCGCGTCGCCCAGCGCTACGACGACGCCCTGTCCCTCATCCTGGTGGACCTGGACCACTTCAAGACCATCAACGACACCTACGGCCACCCCGTCGGGGACGATGTGCTGCGCAAGGTGGCCCGGGCGCTCCAGCAGTGCGTGCGCGAGACGGACATCGTCGCCCGCTACGGCGGCGAGGAGTTCGCCGTGCTCCTGCCTCGCACCCCCCTGACGGGCGCCATCACCGTGGCCGAGCGCATCTGGAAGGAGCTGGGCCAGCTGCGCGTGGGCCCCGAGGCCAACCTGAAGGTGACGGCCTCGCTGGGCATCTCCGGCTTCCCCCACCGGACCGTGCTCTCGGCTGATCAGCTGCTGCTCACCGCGGACGAGGCCCTCTACCGGGCCAAGCGAGAGGGCCGTAACCGCGTCTGCCTGCACTCGCCGGTACCCGCCCTGCCGGGTTCCCAGCGGGGCTAG
- a CDS encoding DUF3014 domain-containing protein: protein MSEPQPSAPSRKPLLVGLIVLVVAVGVGVGVYALRGRQAPPASVPAPSAPVVSAPTPPPAAAEKDEATGEPLPALEQSDPRARDLLGQLSQDPDLRNWLATEGLIRRFTAAVANIAEGESPRAVLPFLAPQGTFQVVERDGRTFIAPESFARYDAVARALTSLDTQASARVYRTLRPLLNQAFGEIAPPGQRFDQTLARAIQRMINTRVPEGDLEVVDTPGVNYAYAAPELEQLSAAQKHLLRMGPTNARAIQAKLRELQGALGLPAVSP from the coding sequence ATGAGCGAACCGCAGCCGTCTGCTCCTTCGCGCAAGCCCCTGCTGGTGGGCCTCATCGTCCTCGTCGTGGCGGTAGGCGTGGGGGTCGGCGTGTACGCGCTGCGCGGCCGACAGGCGCCCCCCGCCTCGGTGCCCGCGCCGTCCGCGCCCGTGGTGTCGGCCCCCACCCCGCCTCCGGCTGCCGCGGAAAAGGACGAAGCGACGGGCGAGCCCCTCCCCGCGCTGGAGCAGAGCGATCCCCGTGCGAGAGACCTGCTCGGCCAGCTGTCCCAGGATCCCGATCTACGGAACTGGCTCGCCACCGAGGGGTTGATCCGGCGCTTCACGGCGGCGGTCGCCAACATCGCCGAGGGCGAGAGCCCGCGCGCCGTGCTGCCGTTCCTGGCCCCCCAGGGCACGTTCCAGGTCGTCGAGCGCGATGGCCGCACCTTCATCGCTCCGGAGAGCTTCGCTCGCTATGACGCCGTGGCGCGCGCCCTCACCTCGCTGGACACGCAGGCCTCCGCGCGCGTGTACAGGACGCTTCGGCCGCTCCTCAACCAGGCCTTCGGGGAGATCGCGCCCCCGGGTCAGCGCTTCGACCAGACCCTGGCGCGCGCCATCCAGCGGATGATCAACACCCGGGTGCCCGAGGGGGACCTCGAGGTGGTGGACACCCCTGGGGTCAACTACGCGTACGCGGCTCCGGAGCTGGAGCAGCTCAGTGCCGCCCAGAAGCACCTGCTGCGCATGGGCCCCACCAACGCCCGCGCCATCCAGGCGAAGCTGCGCGAGCTGCAGGGAGCGCTCGGGCTGCCGGCCGTGAGCCCCTGA